Below is a window of Dethiosulfovibrio faecalis DNA.
TCTTCTTGAGCTGCTGGATGACGTCCTCGGTGAGGTCCACCCCGCCGTAGAAAACCTGGGCCTTGTCCAGAACGACGGTTATACCCTTGGCCTTGGCCACAGTTCTTATGGCGAGGTTGATCTCCTTGAAGAGAGGTGCCATGAGCTTCTGCTCCTCCACGGCGGCCTCCTGTTTCTTGGTAGCGTAGATCTCGGCCTTCTTCTTGTTATCCGAGGCCTTCTCTATGGCGGACTTAGCCTCGTTCTGTTTGGACTCCAGAACGGCCTGAACCCTCTTAGTTACCTGCTCGAACTTAGGATGCTGAAAAAGAATCTTCTGAGGTTCGATAACTCCGATCTTCTCCGCCGCTATCGCTACGGACGAAAAGACCAAAGCGAAAAGAACTCCAAGAGCTACCAACCTGACAGACTTAACCATACCCATAGAAAAACCTCCTCAAAGCTATTGCATCTCTCTCGTTGCAGAAGAATTTTACCCCGTCCTTCAGGACAAGTCCACGGTAAAAACGCCTATATCACTGTCTGCGTCCCGTAACCTGTCCCTCCAAAGCGGCGATAGTGTTTTGTACCACGTCGATTAGAGGAGGCATTTCCTCTCTGAACACAAAGGCGGGAGCGAAAAACTTCCCGGCCTCGAAGGAATCGACCACCAACTCCATCTTTTCAGCCACCTTCTGACGGGCATCCTGAAAATCTCCGAAGATACCCTCGTCGGGGGTGCAGCCGAGAAGAGACATACACCTTCCGACGGCGGTAAGCAGCCAGTCCATCCCCTCCATGACCTGAACCGACAGGTTCATGGCCTGTTCGACCTTCTCCGATTCCAGCATATCCGCCACGGAGAGAGCGCCTTTTCGAACATTGACGACGTATTCTCCGGCGGATCCCAAAGTCTGGACGACCAGCTCCTTCACGTCCATGGAGACGAACTCCACCGAGGTCCCCCCCTCGAGGGACACGAAGGCCTCGGGAGACATCTCCACGCCGTCCACGGCCACGGAGGCTATCACCCGGTTTTGATCGCTCAAAATAGACGAGATCCTCTCGTAAACCTGAACGTTGTCATCTTCATCTAGGGTCAAGGGGACCCCGTCGAGCACGATCTTCTCCATGAGACACCTCTTTCGATCTTTGAAAAGGCTCGCAAGCCTTAAGACGACTACTTTATCATTATACCAGCAGTCGAACCGTTGCTACGTATTTTTCAACATATCCTCGATTTTCCTCATAACCCACCCCTGGTCCGACTCGGAGAGCCCCACATATACGGGGAGGGAAATCTCCATGGAATAAAACCTCTCGGCAACGGGAAAATCTCCGATTGTATAGCCGAAACTCTTTCTATAATAAGGGTGAAGGTGAACCGGAGGATAGTGCACCTGGACCCATATACCCTCATCCCTTAGATCCAAAAAGAGCTTTTTCCGAATATCCGCTGAAACCCTGAAGGCGTAGAGATGGTATCCGTGACCGGGATGCCCGGCCGGTATTACCGCCCCGGGAAGCTCGGCGAGTCGCTCGTCGTATCGTCCGGCCACGGCCCTGCGATAGGAGACGAAGTCGTCCAGTTTTTCAAGCTGGCTCAACCCCAAAGCGCACTGAAGATCGGTAAGCCTGTAGTTGTAGCCCAGATCGATCATCTCGTTGGACCAAGGTCCCTCGGCGTTTTCCATCTCGCCGGGATCCTTGGTTATGCCGTGGGAACGGAAAAGCCTGAGCTTTCGGGCCAGCTCGTCGTCGTCGGTGACGACCGCTCCTCCCTCTCCTGTGGTTATGTGCTTTACGGGATGAAAGCTGAAAACCGTCATATCCGCTTCCTGTCCCACCATAAAGCCATCTCTACTAGCGCCCAAGGCGTGGCAGCCGTCCTCCACGACGAGAGCCCCTACGGAACGGGCCATCTCCATAAAGGGGCTCAA
It encodes the following:
- a CDS encoding OmpH family outer membrane protein, which produces MGMVKSVRLVALGVLFALVFSSVAIAAEKIGVIEPQKILFQHPKFEQVTKRVQAVLESKQNEAKSAIEKASDNKKKAEIYATKKQEAAVEEQKLMAPLFKEINLAIRTVAKAKGITVVLDKAQVFYGGVDLTEDVIQQLKKMNLSQ
- the pseC gene encoding UDP-4-amino-4,6-dideoxy-N-acetyl-beta-L-altrosamine transaminase, which gives rise to MIPYGHQYIDEKDIEAVCSVLRGDWLTQGPTVESFEKALAAKVGCRYAVTFSNGTSALHGAMFAAGVEKGDEVLTSPMTFAATSNAALYQGGVPVFADIDERTGCLDPEKAMEKLSHRTKVIAPISYSGYPVKLSPFMEMARSVGALVVEDGCHALGASRDGFMVGQEADMTVFSFHPVKHITTGEGGAVVTDDDELARKLRLFRSHGITKDPGEMENAEGPWSNEMIDLGYNYRLTDLQCALGLSQLEKLDDFVSYRRAVAGRYDERLAELPGAVIPAGHPGHGYHLYAFRVSADIRKKLFLDLRDEGIWVQVHYPPVHLHPYYRKSFGYTIGDFPVAERFYSMEISLPVYVGLSESDQGWVMRKIEDMLKNT